CGTTGCCACCACTAACCCCGGACCGCACTACCACCTACCGGTTCCTATTGAATCGGTAATGAAACCGCAGGTCACACGCATCAGGCGTGTGGAAGTCGGTTTCCGTTCCTTTGGATCTTCCCGCTCATTCACACAGGGGCAGTCCCGGAACGTTCCCGAAGAATCTCTGATGCTGACAGGTGATGAAAACATCGTTGATGTTCAATTCATCGTTCAATATCAGATTAAAGATCCTGTTGAGTACCTTTTCAAGGTAACCAATCAGGATAAGACTCTTCAGGACGCAGCCGAAGCAGCCATGCGTGAAATTATCGGTAAGACCAAAATTGAATTGGCACTTACTACTGGTAAGTTACAGATTCAGACTGAAACCAGAGCTTTATTGCAGTCCATTGTGGATTCGTATGAGCTTGGTGTGAATGTGCTTGCTGTGCAGTTGCAGAATGTGCATCCGCCGGCTGAAGTCGTTGAGGCCTTTAAAGACGTTGCAAGTGCTCGTGAAGATAAAAGCCGTTACATCAACGAAGCTGAAGCATATCGTAATGATATTCTGCCGAAAGCTCGTGGGCAGGCCGCTGTTATCCTGAACAAAGCTGAAGCGTACAAGGAAACTAAAGTACGTAAAGCAGAAGGTCAGGCTAAGAGATTTATGGCTGTTTATCGCGAATACACAAAAGCTAAAGACGTTACTGTTAAACGTTTGTATCTGGAAACCATGGAAAACATCCTTTCCAATCCTGATGTGACCAAGGTTATTCTTTCAGATAGTGCTGCTAAAAGAGCGTTGCCGTTTCTGTCTTTGGACGGAGGGTCGTTCCCCGTTAAATCTGTAACTAATAAGAAGGGGGTAAAGTAATGAGTTTACTTAAAAAAAGCTCCGCACCCCTGGCAATATTACTTATATTTTTAGTTTTGGGAGTTGCGCAAAGTGCCTTTATTGTAAAGCAGACTGAGAAAGCAATCGTATTGCAGCTTGGTAAGCCTAAGGCCGGACCTCTCGGACCGGGACTTCATTTTAAACTCCCGTTCGTTCAGAACGTGATTTATTTTGATTCACGCTTGCTTGAGTATGATGCTCGTCCTGCTGAAATTCTGACTAAAGATAAGAAGAACATGGTTGTGGATAACTACTCCAAGTGGCGCATTACTGACCCCTTGCAGTTTTATCGCACAGTTACTTCTATTCCCCGTGCTCAGGCTCGTCTTGATGATATCATCTATGCTGAGCTTCGAGTCGCTCTTGGTGGATATACCTTGATTGAGATTATTTCCAGTGACCGTACTTCTATTATGACAGAGGTTACTCAGAAATCTAATGAACTGGTTTCAGCTTACGGTATCGAAATCAATGATGTACGTATTAAACGTACTGATCTGCCTCCTGAGAACGCCCGTGCTATTTACGGACGTATGAGGGCGGAACGAGAACGTATGGCGAAGCAGTACCGTTCTCAGGGTAGTGAAGCATCAGCCCGCATCACTGCGCAAGCTGATAAAGAAAGAGCAATCACTCTGGCTGACGCCAACCTCAAAGCAGAAATTCTTCGAGGTGAGGGTGATGGAATCGCTACTAAGACATACGCTGACAGTTTCGGAAAGGCTCCTGAATTCTACGAATTCAAGAAGTCTCTGGAAGCATATGAAAAAGGGTTCAAGGACAACACACGGATCATCCTTTCACAGGATAATCCATTCTTGAAATACATGAAGTAGTTTAGATTATTATAAATAATGTGGGGGGAGTTATAAAAGGCTCCTCCCATATTTAACTGCTCAAAATGTTGATTGCTTCGTAAAGTGATAATCAGTGGTTTCTCTAAGAAAATATGTTTCTTGAGAAACCTTTTTTTATATGGGAGTCCGAATTATGTCGCATAAGTACGTGGTAGTCGGAGCAGGGATAACTGGTTCAGTCATAGCGCGGCGCATTGCAGAAGAGTGTGGAGAGAAGGTACTTGTTATCGACAGTCGCAACCACATCGGAGGCAATTGCTATAGTCGTTTTGATCCTGATACCGGGACTGAAGTTCATAGCTACGGAACTCATATTTTTCATACTTCCGAGCGTAGAGTTTGGGATTATCTGAACCGCTTCACGGAATTCAACAGCTATCGACATAAAGTTCTGACTACCTATAAAAATCGCACTTACCATATGCCTGTAAATTTGCAGACGATTAATTCTTTTTTTAATCTGAGTTTACGGCCGCATGAAGTTGCCGGATTCATTCAGAAGCAAAGCGAAAAAGAGAACATCACCGATCCTCAGAATTTAGAAGAAAAGGCCATCAGCCTTATCGGTCGTGATCTTTATGAAGCCTTTGTCAAAGGGTATACGCTTAAGCAATGGGAATGTGATCCGCGTGAACTTTCCGCCGATATTATCAGTCGATTGCCGTTTCGTCATACTTATGAATGTGATTATTTCACCTGTCGCTATCAGGGATTGCCGTATCAAGGGTATGGCAGGATGTTTGAGAATATGCTGGATCATGAGTTGATCACTGTTCAGCTTGAAACAGATTTTTTTGATATTCGTAATGAGTTACCGGAAGATTGTACGGTTTACTATTCCGGTCCTGTTGATCGTTTTTTTGATTACTGTCACGGGGAGCTGACTTGGCGTTCACTGAGATTTGAATATGAGACAGAAGATGTGGAAGATTATCAGGGAACATCGGTTATGAATTATGCCGATATTGATGTGCCCTATACCCGCATTCATGAATATCAGCACCTCCATCCGGAAAGAGAAAACAAGAGCGGTAAAACCGTCATTTCGCGCGAGTTCTCCATGAAGTGGAAGCAGAGGGAAGAACCGTATTACCCAGTCAACACCGCAGAGGACCGCAAGGTATTGGAATTGTATCAGGCAGAAGCTCAAAAATTACCGAAGGTGCATTTTACCGGAAGGCTCGGACAGTATAAATATTACGACATGGATAAGGCCGTGCTGGCGGCTCTTGATATCGAACTAAAAACCCTCTCCTGAAATATTTCAGGAGAGGGTTTTTTAATTGTAAATTAAGCCTTGTATTACGGGGTCTGGTAACAATTATTTTTATTAAATAAACGAACTCATTTTTTCTGGTTCGTCAGTGTTGCTGTTTACTAATATTGAGCCAGCCATTTACTAGGAATTTCCCAGCTTCCATCTTTTGCTGAGTCAACAAGAGCATCCAGCAGTTGTGCAACTCCGTTGTCGATGCAGGAAGGAATATGCAGGTCGGCGGCTGGGAGGACGTCTTCAGTTGCGTTGGCAACAGCTGCGCTAAGCCCCGTAACGCCGAACATGGTAAGATCGTTTTCACTGTCGCCGATTGAGATACTGTTCAAATCAGACCAGCCGGCTTCATTCATAATATGCATGGCTGCGGCATGTTTCCCATGCGCTTGGGGGCATATTTCTAGAAACCCATCAGCAGTACGCACACAGGCAAGTCCTTGCTTGGCGGCAAGATCTCGAACGAAAGCGCATCGTTTTCTATCATTTTTATGGGAGAAGGTAAGAACTTTGAATATTCCGCCTTTGTCCGGAGTTGTGCCCGGTTGTGGAAGAATTTCTCCGACAAACTTGTAAGAGTCGATTTCAGCCTCAGTTAATGGCGATCTGGTCCAGATGCCACCAGCAACATAGGTTGCGTAGTGGATTCCTTCTGCAATAAGAATGTCTTCAATAGCTTTGTAATTTTCGACCGTGGGGCCGTAAGAAGTAAGGTGATCATCTTTAATGATCATCGAGCCGTTTACCCCTGAATGCGGGCCTTCCATGCCTGATTCACGTAGAAAATCGCGGATGCTGATAAGATGCTTACCGGTAATAAGGGACATTTTGCCACCTGCTTCAACATATCTGCACAATGCCTCGGTTGTGGCTGTGTTGATCGTTTGGCCCGGATATATGAGCGTGCTGTCAATATCGCAGAAAATCCATGGCAGGGACGTTTGTTGTTGGTTGGAGATAGCTTTAACATAAGCTGCCTGCGTTGCCCGTGCTTTCGGAAGAGTCCACTTGGCTGTTTCCTGAGCGTACTTACTGGCTCCGGGTCTTTTTTTAAACTCACTTATTCTTTGTCCGAAAGAAAAAGATTGTCCCACTGGCGAAGTTCGGAAATCACAATAGCTGACACCTTTCAGTGTGTGGTTGTTTTCAGAAGGATCAGGGAAATTTTTATATATATTTTCAATTTCAGGGTAGAAGTAGATATCTCGTTGTGTGCTGGAGTGCCATAAAACCGCTTCTATGACTTCTTCTTGCGCTCCGACATGTGCAAGGAAGGCTGCACCGTCTAAAGGGTGAAATCCGGTCTGTCCCAGCTTTTCAGAGTAGCCGATGTCATGGAAAAGCGCTGCAGTAATCAACTTGTCAGCTTGTTTTTTGTTTAATCCTGTTTGTCTGGCGATTCTTTCAGCTGTTCGGGCAGCTTGTTTCATATGAGCAAAGCGTGTCGAGTTTGCGGGGAAAAATGAACCGACAAGATCTTCTGTTAGAGGCTGGTTTACTATATTTGAAATATTTGGAAACAGTTCTTTTAATTTGCAGGAAAGGTTCAAGGAATTCTCCGATTGATTATTCTTAAAGGTAGGTTGAAAGTTCAGCTAAATGAGTAATGGCGCGTCCGTCAAAGTCAAGTTCTGTTGCTGTTACAAAAGAATCAGGCCGCTTGAATATAGTGATTCAAGCGGCCTGATATATTGAGTTTGTAAAATATAATTAAGCTGATATTTTTTTAACTTCCGCGACAAGTTTTTTAAAAACTCCGTCGATATCAAGCTTTGTTGTATCAACAATGATAGCATCATCCGCGGCTTTCAAAGGAGCTTCTTTGCGGTTGCGGTCTTGATCGTCTCTTGCGCCGATTTGTTCAACCAGTTCGGTGAGATTTGCAGGTTTGCCCATTTCTTCAAGCTGAGAAAAACGTCTGCGGGCGCGTTCTTCTAAGTCCGCATCAAGGAAGAATTTACAGGGAGCTTGCGGGAAAATAACCGAGCCCATATCTCTGCCTTCTGCAATAAGAGAGGTAGTATTTCCAATCTCGCGCTGTGCTATTTTCTGGAAAGCTCGGACGGCTGGAATCTTCGCAACGTTAGAGGCCCACATGCCCACTGTTTCTGTGCGAATGTCGTTTGTTAACGCCGTTCCGTTAAGGCTGAGCACAGAGTTGCTTCCCGAACCGGACAGAGTGAACAAAAAGGATTTAAGAGCTGTCTCAATTTTAGAGCTGTCCCAGTCCCATGAACCTTCGCCCAGTTTCCAAGCGGTTGCTCTGAACATTGCGCCGGTATCCAGATAGGCAATCTCAAAATGATCTGCGAGACGTTTAGCAAGTGTGGATTTACCTACACCGGCAGGTCCGTCGATAGTTATGATGAAAGGGACCGCCATTACAGAAGCTCCTTGAGGTTTTGTAAGAATATTTTATTTTCACGATCCGTACCCATATTCACACGAATATACTCGCCGAGGCCGAAGCTTTTAAGCGGGCGCACAATAAGACCGCGTTTTAGAAGTTCTTCAAAAACTTCTCCGGCATCGCGTGTGGGTTTGAACATAATAAAGTTTGATTGCGAAGGCAGAACTTCACATCCCATAGCTTTAATTTCGTCTGTGAAGAGCTTTCTGCCGCGCAGAACAACGTCAAGAGTTTCATTATAGAACGCGTCGTCACCGAGAGCTGCAATAGCTGCTTCCTCTGCAAGGAGGCTGACGGTGAAAGGAGCACGTGCGCGGTTGATGTAACCGGCAAGCTCTGTACTCATTATGCCGAATCCGACTCGCATTCCAGCCAACCCGAAGGCTTTAGAGAATGTTCTGAGCAGGACTATATTCGGAAATTCATTTAACAGCGGACGCATGTCATATTCTTCCGCAGGGGTTGCGAAATCAATGTATGCCTCGTCTATGGCAAGGATCGTCTGTTCGGGAATAGTCATGGCCATTTCGCGGACTTCTTTTGCCGTGACTGCAAGCCCCGTCGGGTTGTCAGGAGTCGTTACAAAAATTATGGCTGTTTTATCTGTAACCGCAGCAGCCATCGCTTTAAGAGGTTGTTTGTGACCTGCTTCGCGGGGAATCTGTCTGAAATTTATACCGCAAAGACGAGACATAAGGCTGTACATGCTGAAACAAGATTCATAGGTCAGCACTTCGTCACGGCCGGGTTCAGCTTTAACTCTAATCAGCAGGTCGATAACTTCGTCAGAACCGTTTCCGCATATGATGTTTTCTTCAGCAAATCCGAACCGCTTTGCAACAGCTTTGTTCAGGCGGGGGTTGCCGTTATGCGGATAACGAAAAATATTCGGGGCATGACGTGTTATTGCTTTTTGAGCGAGTGGTGAGGCTCCGAGCGGATTTTCATTGCTCGCGAGTTTAATAACATTATCCAGACCGTACTTCTCTTTGATCTCTTCGATGGTAAGTCCAGGAGCGTAGGGTTTGGTCTCCATCACGTCAGGGCGGACTTTGATAGGGGACATGCTGATATCCTTTTTCTTTTGATTATTAATACGGGGCGAAGTTCTCTAGTAGTTTGGAACATGTTTTTTGTCAAAAAAAAGCCCTCTTATCCGTTTGGATAAGAGGGCCGCTTGCAGGTTTATGCCTTGATAGTTGTCGGTATCGTATCGGCTTTAACTTTAAACGACTAGTTATTCAGGTCTGACGGTAAGCACAGGGCATTTTGCAGCTTTAACGACCTTTTCTGCAACGGAACCGAATAGAATACGATCAATTCCTCTTCTGCCGTGGGTTCCCATGATAATCATGTCGACTTCTTCAGCTTTAGCGAGAGTTAAAATTTCTTCAGCTGCGTAACCGGTCATTACCTTTCCATCAACCTTTGCATCTTTAAAGTTTTCTTTTATGAAGGTTTCCATGGTTGTGTCTGCTCCGGTAACAATCTCGCCGACAAAGTTTTCAATGGAACTTGGCGGAACATGGAATCCTACATATTGATCCAGCGAAGGAGCAACATATAGGCAAATAATTTTAGATCCCATAGTCTTGGCAAGAGTGTTTGCATAATCAGCTACTACCGGGCTGTGTTCCGAAAAGTCCACTGCGCAGAGTATCTTTTTGATGGTAATCATAAATATCCCTCCGGATTATTTAGTTGTGCAAATGAGTTAACTATATGGAAAAATCTTTCTTTAATTAAATATTAACTGATTATTCATGATATGGACAAGCTTTTTCTTATGTTTTATCATTGTTTCAGAGAAAAACAGATTTAGTTCCGATTATTTTATGATCTAGGAAATAATTTCCGGTCTTTATTTGTATAAAAGGTCATTAATTCAGCTGGTTGTCTAAAGTCTAGACTTTGGCATGATGATTGCAAAATTAGTGTGAAACCAAAGGCTGAGGAGTAAAAAGATGAAGATTCGTCCTGATCAGATTGAGGCTTTGCAGCAACATCAGCAGCAAGCTAATAAGACTAAGAAGGTAAACGGGACGGCATTTGGGGAAGTTTTGAATCAAGAAGCCCAGCAAGTAGAGGGGCAACAGACTTCAAATCTTCCTCCGGTTCCGGGTCTTCAGTCCATTAATCCCCTTCTTCAAATGCAGCAGGTCGCATCCGTGCAGGCTGCAACACTGAATGAAGGCGAGTTTGTCGGCAAGATTGAAAATCTTTTCGGAGAGCTGGAAAACTATGCCAAGCATCTCGGTTCCCCTGATTCTGGTGGGCTGAAGAATGCTTACAAGACTCTTGAAGGTGTTCAAGGTGGTGTTGAATCCCTTAAGAAGGATTGGCCGGGCGTAGCCAGTGAGAATCCTGAATTGAGCAGTATTGTTAACGAACTCGAAGTAATGGCGATGACCGAACAAATCAAATTTAACCGCGGAGATTACGTTTAGTCGAGCTTTGACTGAACACCGGAGAACTTGACAGTTCTTTGAGCGTCTCCGTAAGCGTGATTAAAATCACGCAAAAAACCGAATATCCAGATGGGTGTTCGGTTTTTTTATGTAAAAAAAGTGCTGCTAATTAAATACAAAAAAAGCCCGTTCCAATAAAGGAACGGGCTTTTTTAATTACCTAAGAGGTGAGCTGACCTGATTATTCAGGTTCAACAAGCTCGCCAAGGTCGCGCTTGATGTCTGTGGCAATCTTATAAAGGATTGTCAGAGTCAGTGCACCGAGAGCGTATACCATCATGGAAATCATCAATTCTTTGCCGGTAGGCCAGTAAGTGGTGATTTCGTTGAATGGGTTTGGAGTAAGACCACCGATCAGCAGTGCGAGACCTTTATCGATCCATGTTGCAATAACGAGGAGGATAAGTGCCCATGGCAGTAGCTTCTGATTGTCGCGCAATTTAGGCGGAACAAGCAGGGCTAAACTGATGAATGCAAATACTGTTGCTGTCCACATCCAAGGAACCAGTTCAGTGTGTCCATGGCTACCTACGAATAGGTATGCGAGGGAATGAGTATGACCTGGGATATTGGAGTAGAATGCAGTGAACACTTCAAGCAGGAAGAAGAATACGTTCACGAGCATTGCATAAGTAATGATCTTTGTAAGTGTGTTGATTGCTGCTTTTCCTGGATCGTAAGCAGTAACCTTGCGGGTAATGAATACAACCAGAAGAA
This DNA window, taken from Maridesulfovibrio ferrireducens, encodes the following:
- the hflK gene encoding FtsH protease activity modulator HflK, with the protein product MNWDWDKLSEQRQRNTGSKTPGVDEINSTIKKFRGTGLPGGKYVIIGIIVLWFLSGVYIVEPDEVGVVTRFGKYVATTNPGPHYHLPVPIESVMKPQVTRIRRVEVGFRSFGSSRSFTQGQSRNVPEESLMLTGDENIVDVQFIVQYQIKDPVEYLFKVTNQDKTLQDAAEAAMREIIGKTKIELALTTGKLQIQTETRALLQSIVDSYELGVNVLAVQLQNVHPPAEVVEAFKDVASAREDKSRYINEAEAYRNDILPKARGQAAVILNKAEAYKETKVRKAEGQAKRFMAVYREYTKAKDVTVKRLYLETMENILSNPDVTKVILSDSAAKRALPFLSLDGGSFPVKSVTNKKGVK
- the hflC gene encoding protease modulator HflC, with the protein product MSLLKKSSAPLAILLIFLVLGVAQSAFIVKQTEKAIVLQLGKPKAGPLGPGLHFKLPFVQNVIYFDSRLLEYDARPAEILTKDKKNMVVDNYSKWRITDPLQFYRTVTSIPRAQARLDDIIYAELRVALGGYTLIEIISSDRTSIMTEVTQKSNELVSAYGIEINDVRIKRTDLPPENARAIYGRMRAERERMAKQYRSQGSEASARITAQADKERAITLADANLKAEILRGEGDGIATKTYADSFGKAPEFYEFKKSLEAYEKGFKDNTRIILSQDNPFLKYMK
- a CDS encoding universal stress protein — protein: MITIKKILCAVDFSEHSPVVADYANTLAKTMGSKIICLYVAPSLDQYVGFHVPPSSIENFVGEIVTGADTTMETFIKENFKDAKVDGKVMTGYAAEEILTLAKAEEVDMIIMGTHGRRGIDRILFGSVAEKVVKAAKCPVLTVRPE
- the hisC gene encoding histidinol-phosphate transaminase, with amino-acid sequence MSPIKVRPDVMETKPYAPGLTIEEIKEKYGLDNVIKLASNENPLGASPLAQKAITRHAPNIFRYPHNGNPRLNKAVAKRFGFAEENIICGNGSDEVIDLLIRVKAEPGRDEVLTYESCFSMYSLMSRLCGINFRQIPREAGHKQPLKAMAAAVTDKTAIIFVTTPDNPTGLAVTAKEVREMAMTIPEQTILAIDEAYIDFATPAEEYDMRPLLNEFPNIVLLRTFSKAFGLAGMRVGFGIMSTELAGYINRARAPFTVSLLAEEAAIAALGDDAFYNETLDVVLRGRKLFTDEIKAMGCEVLPSQSNFIMFKPTRDAGEVFEELLKRGLIVRPLKSFGLGEYIRVNMGTDRENKIFLQNLKELL
- the glf gene encoding UDP-galactopyranose mutase, which produces MSHKYVVVGAGITGSVIARRIAEECGEKVLVIDSRNHIGGNCYSRFDPDTGTEVHSYGTHIFHTSERRVWDYLNRFTEFNSYRHKVLTTYKNRTYHMPVNLQTINSFFNLSLRPHEVAGFIQKQSEKENITDPQNLEEKAISLIGRDLYEAFVKGYTLKQWECDPRELSADIISRLPFRHTYECDYFTCRYQGLPYQGYGRMFENMLDHELITVQLETDFFDIRNELPEDCTVYYSGPVDRFFDYCHGELTWRSLRFEYETEDVEDYQGTSVMNYADIDVPYTRIHEYQHLHPERENKSGKTVISREFSMKWKQREEPYYPVNTAEDRKVLELYQAEAQKLPKVHFTGRLGQYKYYDMDKAVLAALDIELKTLS
- a CDS encoding HAD-IIB family hydrolase — encoded protein: MNLSCKLKELFPNISNIVNQPLTEDLVGSFFPANSTRFAHMKQAARTAERIARQTGLNKKQADKLITAALFHDIGYSEKLGQTGFHPLDGAAFLAHVGAQEEVIEAVLWHSSTQRDIYFYPEIENIYKNFPDPSENNHTLKGVSYCDFRTSPVGQSFSFGQRISEFKKRPGASKYAQETAKWTLPKARATQAAYVKAISNQQQTSLPWIFCDIDSTLIYPGQTINTATTEALCRYVEAGGKMSLITGKHLISIRDFLRESGMEGPHSGVNGSMIIKDDHLTSYGPTVENYKAIEDILIAEGIHYATYVAGGIWTRSPLTEAEIDSYKFVGEILPQPGTTPDKGGIFKVLTFSHKNDRKRCAFVRDLAAKQGLACVRTADGFLEICPQAHGKHAAAMHIMNEAGWSDLNSISIGDSENDLTMFGVTGLSAAVANATEDVLPAADLHIPSCIDNGVAQLLDALVDSAKDGSWEIPSKWLAQY
- the cmk gene encoding (d)CMP kinase; its protein translation is MAVPFIITIDGPAGVGKSTLAKRLADHFEIAYLDTGAMFRATAWKLGEGSWDWDSSKIETALKSFLFTLSGSGSNSVLSLNGTALTNDIRTETVGMWASNVAKIPAVRAFQKIAQREIGNTTSLIAEGRDMGSVIFPQAPCKFFLDADLEERARRRFSQLEEMGKPANLTELVEQIGARDDQDRNRKEAPLKAADDAIIVDTTKLDIDGVFKKLVAEVKKISA